Proteins co-encoded in one Betaproteobacteria bacterium genomic window:
- a CDS encoding MBL fold metallo-hydrolase has protein sequence MVRPAQRLHAFRAPVTPRPAATVLLIRDGANGLEVLMTRRSPTASFAPGAFVFPGGAIDAADAAAHVHARRRATQEDSRLTQAIAAIRESFEELGVLLARRADGRHADAEDVAVLDRRGPFFEQCLARRLVLAADEVFLLTHWITDRDLPKRFDVSFLVARMPEGQHPEADGQEQFEPVWVRPPEALERHRAGQFFMIFPTIRTLERLATYACIEDVLAECAGEQPWFVSCPRGAFVRGQDQRFMEHELPFGELALVCPDGQMLHHLDWQCDKAVPLLRNVARLTCSNPGMMTGPGTNSYLVGDAQTGFIAIDPGPVSPEHQRRLHEAAHGDIRFIVCTHSHPDHSPGARILQEMCDRGGRRPPLLGMASLPTAASHSAFVPDRELADGERIVVGESEHRHTLRAVHTPGHAANHLCFLLEEDRLLFTGDHVLNGTTPVIDPPDGNMTAYLESLDRLIALCEREGVGFLLPAHGHVLGNEPGQVHDAPDAIRRLRAHRLRREAKILSVMRKLPGGTPDDWLPHAYDDVPRKLWPVAMRSLIAHVERIREGEHAVREKNGSDTR, from the coding sequence ATGGTCCGACCTGCCCAACGCCTGCACGCCTTCCGTGCACCCGTCACCCCGCGACCCGCGGCCACGGTTCTGCTCATCAGAGACGGCGCGAACGGCCTCGAGGTCCTGATGACCCGCCGTTCCCCGACGGCGAGCTTTGCTCCGGGCGCCTTTGTCTTTCCCGGCGGTGCCATCGACGCCGCGGATGCTGCCGCGCACGTTCATGCGAGGCGCCGCGCCACGCAGGAGGATTCCCGGCTGACGCAGGCGATCGCGGCGATCCGCGAGAGCTTCGAAGAACTGGGCGTTCTGCTCGCCCGCCGTGCGGACGGCCGCCACGCGGACGCGGAGGACGTGGCCGTCCTGGATCGCCGCGGACCGTTCTTCGAACAATGCCTCGCGCGCCGGCTGGTGCTCGCCGCCGACGAAGTGTTCCTGCTCACGCACTGGATCACCGACCGGGATCTGCCCAAGCGCTTCGACGTTTCCTTTCTCGTGGCCCGCATGCCGGAGGGGCAGCATCCGGAGGCCGATGGCCAGGAGCAGTTCGAGCCGGTCTGGGTGCGGCCGCCCGAGGCGCTCGAGCGTCATCGCGCCGGGCAGTTCTTCATGATCTTTCCGACCATCCGGACCCTCGAACGCCTGGCAACCTACGCGTGCATAGAAGATGTGCTCGCGGAGTGCGCCGGCGAGCAGCCCTGGTTCGTGAGCTGTCCCCGGGGAGCCTTCGTTCGCGGGCAGGATCAGCGCTTCATGGAGCACGAATTGCCGTTCGGCGAACTGGCGCTCGTCTGTCCCGACGGGCAGATGCTTCATCACCTGGACTGGCAATGCGACAAGGCCGTTCCGTTGTTACGCAACGTGGCGCGGCTCACGTGCAGCAATCCGGGCATGATGACCGGACCGGGTACGAACAGCTATCTGGTCGGCGATGCGCAGACGGGTTTCATCGCGATCGATCCGGGTCCGGTGTCGCCCGAACATCAGCGGCGACTGCATGAAGCGGCGCACGGCGACATCCGGTTCATCGTCTGCACCCATTCGCATCCCGACCACTCGCCAGGCGCGCGAATCCTGCAGGAGATGTGCGACAGAGGTGGCCGGCGGCCTCCCCTCCTCGGCATGGCTTCACTGCCCACGGCGGCTTCGCACAGCGCATTCGTGCCCGATCGAGAATTGGCCGACGGGGAACGCATCGTCGTGGGCGAATCCGAACATCGGCACACCCTCCGTGCGGTGCACACGCCGGGGCATGCGGCCAACCACCTGTGCTTTCTGCTGGAGGAAGACCGGTTGCTGTTCACCGGCGATCATGTGCTGAACGGCACCACGCCCGTGATCGATCCGCCCGACGGCAACATGACTGCCTACCTCGAGTCGCTCGACCGGTTGATCGCCTTGTGCGAGCGGGAAGGGGTGGGCTTCCTGTTGCCCGCGCACGGCCACGTGCTCGGCAATGAGCCGGGACAGGTGCACGACGCACCGGACGCGATCCGCAGACTCAGGGCGCACCGCCTGCGCCGCGAGGCGAAGATCTTGTCCGTGATGCGGAAACTTCCGGGCGGCACGCCGGACGACTGGCTGCCGCACGCGTACGACGACGTGCCGCGCAAGCTGTGGCCCGTTGCGATGCGATCGCTGATCGCGCATGTCGAACGGATCCGGGAAGGAGAGCACGCAGTGCGGGAGAAGAACGGATCCGATACCCGATAA
- a CDS encoding PEP-CTERM sorting domain-containing protein produces the protein MTVADSDDPANPDDVEFAYFASADIGNLELKVTGKLVNSRGTDMFGQGVPILQSVAEARDIVTLSTARTDPFDVTLNLVVHGDMNFGANSQVAANSLIILDVAGPSLNVSDSGRYTTSGAISDTLSVTRTVSGPTVVLEIQTLLSFNVFKAAAGDTVTGDLGNTAFIQLILPEDVAIESSSSGTFGVPIPVPEPGTMALGALGLLAVAAASRRRRR, from the coding sequence GTGACCGTCGCGGACTCGGATGACCCCGCCAACCCCGACGACGTGGAGTTCGCCTATTTCGCGTCGGCGGATATCGGCAATCTCGAGTTGAAGGTCACCGGCAAGCTGGTCAACTCGAGGGGCACGGACATGTTCGGCCAGGGAGTGCCCATCCTGCAGAGCGTGGCCGAAGCGCGCGACATCGTGACCCTGTCGACCGCCAGGACCGATCCCTTCGACGTGACGCTGAATCTGGTCGTCCACGGAGACATGAATTTCGGCGCGAACAGCCAGGTGGCGGCGAACAGCCTCATCATCCTGGATGTGGCCGGACCTAGCCTGAACGTTTCCGATTCCGGGCGCTACACCACCAGCGGCGCGATCTCCGACACCCTGTCGGTGACCCGGACGGTATCCGGTCCCACCGTGGTGCTGGAAATCCAGACCCTGCTGTCCTTCAACGTCTTCAAGGCTGCGGCCGGCGATACGGTGACGGGCGACCTCGGCAACACGGCATTCATTCAGCTCATCCTGCCCGAGGACGTCGCGATCGAGAGTTCTTCCTCGGGCACATTCGGAGTGCCCATCCCGGTGCCCGAGCCCGGAACGATGGCACTGGGCGCCCTGGGACTGCTGGCGGTGGCAGCGGCCTCGCGGCGCAGAAGGCGCTGA
- a CDS encoding ABC transporter substrate-binding protein, which yields MSEPLPSSRPRSLARLRAIPLRAWLSVGLPVAIGIVATFVIAAHYVRPAPPTDIVFSAGREGGAYRAFAEAYARILARDGVKVTIRSSAGARENYRLLRERKEPVDVAFVRSGIGDVEEAPHLVSLGVMGYEALWVFCRGKATLDDLPGLSGKTIAIGAKGAGTRRLVRTLLGANGIDEKDFKAVEIGGVEAAEALLTGHVDCAFLFESPEAGVLKALLYSPDAQIVDFTRRADAYSKRIPALHKVVLPEGANDLEANRPERPITLLAAQTQLLAPADLHPAIQMLLLQAATEVHAAEGLFQTEREFPAQRAFEFPLSDDAKRYYATGRPLLQRYLPFWLANLADRALVFLIPALAIIFPLVRILPPLYAWTVRRRIYRWYGELMFIENEMRRTLTRGETRDYGERLDWIEREVNELQPPLAFANQVYALRQHIDFVQQKLEHIGSGVTGDPSPPAPVPPMSL from the coding sequence ATGAGCGAACCCCTCCCTTCTTCCCGCCCCCGGTCCCTCGCCCGGCTGCGTGCGATCCCGCTTCGGGCCTGGCTCAGTGTGGGCCTGCCTGTGGCGATCGGAATCGTCGCGACATTCGTCATCGCCGCCCACTACGTCCGTCCGGCTCCGCCCACGGACATCGTGTTCTCCGCCGGCCGCGAGGGAGGTGCCTACCGTGCGTTCGCCGAGGCATACGCCAGGATCCTCGCCCGGGACGGCGTGAAGGTGACGATTCGCTCGAGCGCAGGGGCACGCGAGAACTACCGGCTGCTGCGGGAACGCAAGGAACCGGTGGACGTCGCGTTCGTGCGCAGCGGCATCGGCGACGTGGAGGAAGCGCCGCATCTGGTTTCGCTGGGGGTGATGGGGTACGAGGCGCTCTGGGTCTTCTGCCGCGGCAAGGCCACCCTCGACGATCTGCCCGGCCTGAGCGGCAAGACCATCGCCATCGGGGCGAAGGGCGCAGGTACGCGCCGCCTGGTGCGCACGCTGCTGGGTGCGAACGGCATCGACGAGAAGGACTTCAAGGCGGTCGAGATCGGCGGTGTGGAGGCTGCAGAAGCACTGCTGACGGGACACGTGGACTGCGCATTCCTCTTCGAGTCGCCCGAAGCGGGCGTCCTCAAGGCGCTCCTGTACAGCCCCGATGCCCAGATCGTGGATTTCACCCGGCGGGCCGACGCGTACTCGAAGCGCATTCCGGCGCTGCACAAGGTGGTGCTGCCGGAGGGCGCCAACGATCTCGAAGCCAACCGTCCGGAAAGGCCGATCACACTGCTGGCGGCGCAGACGCAGCTCCTCGCGCCTGCCGACCTTCACCCCGCCATCCAGATGCTGCTGCTGCAGGCCGCCACCGAAGTGCACGCTGCCGAAGGTCTGTTCCAGACCGAGCGGGAGTTTCCGGCACAGCGGGCCTTCGAGTTCCCGCTCTCGGACGATGCGAAGCGCTACTACGCGACCGGCCGTCCGCTGCTGCAGCGGTATCTTCCCTTCTGGCTCGCCAATCTCGCCGACCGCGCGCTCGTCTTCCTGATTCCCGCGCTGGCGATCATCTTCCCGCTCGTGCGGATTCTCCCGCCGCTGTACGCCTGGACGGTCCGCCGGCGCATCTACCGCTGGTATGGCGAGCTCATGTTCATCGAGAACGAGATGCGCCGGACGCTCACCCGCGGCGAGACCCGCGATTACGGCGAACGGCTCGACTGGATCGAGCGGGAAGTCAACGAACTGCAGCCGCCGCTCGCCTTCGCCAACCAGGTCTATGCGCTGCGGCAGCACATCGATTTCGTCCAGCAGAAGCTCGAGCACATCGGGTCCGGCGTGACCGGCGACCCTTCTCCCCCCGCGCCGGTTCCGCCGATGTCCCTGTGA
- a CDS encoding NADH:flavin oxidoreductase/NADH oxidase encodes MPNLFTPFTLKGITLRNRTVMSPMTMYSSVDGKLDDYHVCYLGARAAGGFALVFGEQMAITPDGRTTTSCAGIWDGSQIEGHARVTAMIRRMGAVPAIQLGHTGRKGSQLPPHKGVNADGTKKQLPPDHPDGWTCVAPSPVPYGFAGHTHPVHALTVDEIHSLHRAYADAAVRALDAGYQWLEMHFAHGYLASSFFSPIANKRTDRYGGSVENRARFLLEALDAVREVWPDRYPLTMRLGSDDLNPEGIQFEDSLAAIAMMKDHGLDMADVSLGFNTDAMVDPPMKRPAFMVERASRVKREVGLPVMTSWNLGEPRVADRIVREELVDVVMVGRPALANPHWPVWAARELGHPNPFSLVPEDWRWWLENFRGHPPSIGWPEAAAPLP; translated from the coding sequence ATGCCGAATCTCTTCACACCCTTCACGCTGAAGGGCATCACCCTTCGCAACCGCACCGTGATGTCGCCGATGACCATGTACAGCTCGGTCGATGGCAAGCTCGACGACTATCACGTGTGCTATCTCGGTGCCCGTGCCGCCGGCGGCTTTGCGCTCGTGTTCGGGGAACAGATGGCGATCACACCGGACGGCCGCACCACGACGTCGTGCGCAGGTATCTGGGACGGCAGTCAGATCGAAGGTCACGCCCGCGTGACGGCCATGATCAGGCGCATGGGGGCGGTGCCGGCGATCCAGCTTGGGCACACGGGCCGCAAGGGCAGTCAGCTGCCGCCGCACAAGGGCGTGAACGCCGATGGAACCAAGAAGCAGTTGCCGCCTGACCACCCGGATGGCTGGACGTGCGTCGCTCCGTCACCCGTGCCGTACGGATTCGCGGGGCACACGCACCCCGTCCATGCGCTCACGGTCGACGAGATTCACTCATTGCATCGGGCATATGCGGACGCTGCCGTGCGTGCGCTCGACGCCGGGTACCAGTGGCTGGAGATGCACTTCGCCCACGGCTACCTCGCCTCCAGCTTCTTCTCGCCGATCGCCAACAAGCGGACGGACCGGTACGGCGGCAGCGTGGAGAACCGTGCACGGTTCCTGTTGGAGGCGCTCGATGCGGTGCGCGAGGTGTGGCCCGATCGCTACCCGCTCACGATGCGTCTGGGCTCCGACGACCTGAATCCGGAGGGCATCCAGTTCGAGGACTCCCTTGCCGCCATCGCCATGATGAAGGACCACGGCCTGGACATGGCCGATGTCTCGCTCGGTTTCAACACCGACGCGATGGTGGACCCTCCCATGAAGCGGCCTGCATTCATGGTGGAGCGTGCAAGCCGCGTGAAGCGTGAAGTGGGTTTGCCCGTGATGACCAGCTGGAACCTGGGCGAGCCTCGCGTTGCCGACCGCATCGTTCGCGAAGAACTCGTCGACGTGGTGATGGTCGGGCGCCCCGCTCTGGCCAACCCGCACTGGCCCGTATGGGCGGCGCGTGAGCTGGGGCACCCCAATCCGTTCTCGCTGGTGCCGGAAGACTGGCGCTGGTGGCTGGAGAACTTTCGCGGCCACCCGCCGAGCATCGGGTGGCCGGAGGCGGCCGCGCCGCTGCCCTGA
- the selD gene encoding selenide, water dikinase SelD: MNAPAAGFPRLTSLAHGGGCGCKLAPGVLQNILANTAKGLVPEALLVGIETSDDAAVYRINESQAVVATTDFFMPIVDDPFDFGAIAATNAISDVYAMGGTPLFALALVGMPIDKLPVETIRAILEGGESVCKRAGIPVAGGHSIDSVEPIYGLVAIGLVNPLQLKRNSDAWPGDRIVLGKGIGVGIYSAALKKEQLSAAHYAAMLDSTTRLNTPGPRLAALQGVHALTDVTGFGLLGHLLEVCRGSGVHATVRSGRVPLLPGVEELAAAGHVTGASKRNWAAYGHEVAPGRMDETRRWLLCDPQTSGGLLVTCAPDAVDEVLDVFRSEGFERAAEIGEVEAGQPGVTVE, translated from the coding sequence ATGAACGCACCCGCCGCCGGATTCCCCCGGCTCACCAGCCTCGCTCACGGCGGAGGTTGCGGCTGCAAGCTGGCACCCGGGGTCCTGCAGAACATCCTCGCGAACACGGCCAAGGGCCTGGTGCCGGAGGCACTGCTGGTCGGCATAGAAACGAGCGACGACGCCGCGGTCTACAGGATCAACGAAAGCCAGGCCGTCGTGGCGACGACGGACTTCTTCATGCCCATCGTGGACGATCCGTTCGATTTCGGCGCCATCGCCGCCACGAATGCGATCTCGGATGTGTACGCCATGGGCGGCACGCCGCTGTTCGCACTGGCGCTGGTGGGCATGCCGATCGACAAGTTGCCGGTGGAGACGATCCGGGCAATCCTCGAAGGCGGCGAGTCCGTCTGCAAACGCGCCGGGATTCCGGTGGCGGGTGGCCACAGCATCGATTCGGTCGAACCCATCTACGGGCTGGTCGCCATCGGGCTCGTGAATCCGTTGCAACTCAAGCGGAACTCTGATGCGTGGCCCGGGGACAGGATCGTTCTTGGCAAGGGCATCGGGGTGGGCATCTACAGCGCTGCCCTGAAGAAGGAGCAGCTGTCGGCAGCCCACTACGCCGCGATGCTGGACAGCACGACGCGGCTCAACACACCCGGACCGCGGCTCGCGGCCCTGCAGGGCGTTCATGCCCTGACCGATGTCACCGGATTCGGGTTGCTGGGCCATCTGTTGGAGGTCTGCCGCGGCTCCGGTGTCCACGCGACGGTGCGCAGCGGTCGGGTGCCCCTGCTTCCGGGCGTGGAGGAACTGGCCGCCGCCGGCCATGTGACCGGCGCATCGAAGCGCAACTGGGCCGCTTACGGCCACGAGGTCGCACCAGGCCGGATGGACGAAACCCGGCGCTGGCTCCTGTGCGATCCGCAGACGAGCGGCGGACTCCTGGTCACCTGCGCGCCCGACGCGGTCGATGAGGTACTGGATGTCTTCCGCAGCGAAGGCTTCGAACGGGCCGCGGAGATCGGGGAAGTGGAGGCCGGTCAGCCGGGCGTCACGGTCGAGTGA
- a CDS encoding DsrE family protein, with the protein MAGTGKFCVSLSYSKDNTDKATVAFVVANAAQASNQQTLVFLSIEGVRLSQQGYTDGIHEEGFAPLKDLMENFVKAGGTIFVCSPCFKKRGLAEDSLIPGATIVGGAKLVEFLSDGTPCMSY; encoded by the coding sequence ATGGCCGGCACCGGCAAGTTCTGCGTCAGCTTGAGCTATTCCAAGGACAACACGGACAAGGCGACGGTCGCCTTCGTCGTCGCGAACGCCGCTCAGGCGTCCAACCAGCAGACGCTCGTGTTCCTCTCGATCGAAGGCGTGCGCCTGTCGCAGCAGGGCTACACGGACGGCATCCACGAGGAAGGCTTTGCGCCGCTCAAGGATCTCATGGAGAACTTCGTGAAGGCCGGCGGAACCATCTTCGTGTGTTCGCCCTGCTTCAAGAAGCGCGGTCTCGCGGAAGACAGCCTCATTCCCGGCGCGACGATCGTGGGCGGTGCCAAGCTCGTCGAGTTCCTGTCGGACGGCACGCCCTGCATGAGCTACTGA
- a CDS encoding MOSC N-terminal beta barrel domain-containing protein, with the protein MIAVGKVRELWRYPVKCMGGERIESGVISASGLRGDRRWALRDENRREICTGHLMPSLARCRARYLHEPEHDESAPVALIFPDGSSARSDSPGVHDHLTSVLGHPLTLWPVVDADEADHYRRRGEPLEALGVTEMSDPGRAPGESREGSARPAGTGEFVTRPGTYHRLAPIHLVTTASLAFMRTTGLDLDGSVARFRPNALLEATRPGRALPESEWIGRVLAVGDARVYITGAVARSGASGTGPAAPSSLDTTAGHANGHPGV; encoded by the coding sequence ATGATAGCCGTCGGCAAAGTCAGGGAACTGTGGCGCTACCCGGTGAAGTGCATGGGGGGAGAGCGCATCGAATCCGGCGTCATTTCGGCCTCGGGCCTCCGTGGAGACCGGCGCTGGGCCCTGCGGGACGAAAACCGGCGGGAAATCTGCACCGGGCACTTGATGCCCTCCCTGGCGCGCTGCCGCGCCCGGTATCTTCACGAACCGGAACACGACGAAAGCGCTCCCGTCGCACTCATCTTTCCGGACGGCTCCAGCGCCCGCAGCGATTCCCCGGGCGTTCACGATCACCTCACCTCGGTTCTGGGGCATCCGCTGACGCTCTGGCCCGTGGTCGATGCGGACGAAGCGGATCACTACCGTCGCAGGGGGGAACCTCTGGAGGCCCTGGGGGTGACGGAGATGAGCGATCCCGGACGTGCACCGGGCGAATCGCGCGAAGGGTCGGCCCGCCCGGCCGGTACCGGCGAGTTCGTGACCCGCCCCGGAACCTATCACCGGTTGGCGCCGATTCACTTGGTGACCACCGCATCCCTGGCCTTCATGCGCACCACAGGGCTCGACCTCGACGGGAGCGTGGCCCGGTTCAGGCCCAATGCGCTGCTCGAAGCGACCAGGCCCGGGCGTGCGCTCCCCGAATCCGAGTGGATCGGGCGTGTGCTGGCCGTGGGAGATGCACGGGTTTACATCACAGGTGCCGTTGCCCGCTCCGGTGCATCGGGCACAGGCCCGGCAGCCCCGTCGAGCCTGGACACCACGGCCGGACATGCCAACGGGCACCCGGGCGTCTAG
- a CDS encoding PEP-CTERM sorting domain-containing protein (PEP-CTERM proteins occur, often in large numbers, in the proteomes of bacteria that also encode an exosortase, a predicted intramembrane cysteine proteinase. The presence of a PEP-CTERM domain at a protein's C-terminus predicts cleavage within the sorting domain, followed by covalent anchoring to some some component of the (usually Gram-negative) cell surface. Many PEP-CTERM proteins exhibit an unusual sequence composition that includes large numbers of potential glycosylation sites. Expression of one such protein has been shown restore the ability of a bacterium to form floc, a type of biofilm.), which translates to MRKFLSAAVTALALSSVSGPAGAGLLGHTVTCAGGGASPYYGLACSQASAVVGPGVEFNLGGNMSIDFDDTGFLFTAAFTIAGLSPSFQFEDLTQEFAAVQVTVVTPSVPPNVPPFNVVDGILGFPPIDILYSGSWRGDITLSAPVPSVPEPGALALVALAAGAGGLSVRRRRV; encoded by the coding sequence ATGAGGAAGTTCCTGTCTGCGGCTGTCACGGCGCTCGCGCTATCGTCCGTTTCCGGGCCTGCAGGCGCGGGGTTGCTCGGGCACACGGTCACGTGCGCTGGCGGAGGTGCGTCCCCCTATTACGGGCTCGCATGTTCTCAGGCCAGTGCCGTGGTGGGACCGGGTGTGGAATTCAACCTGGGTGGAAACATGTCGATCGACTTCGACGACACCGGATTTCTGTTCACTGCGGCCTTCACAATCGCAGGGCTCTCACCCAGCTTCCAGTTCGAAGACCTGACGCAGGAGTTCGCGGCGGTCCAGGTCACGGTCGTGACACCCTCTGTTCCCCCTAACGTTCCGCCGTTCAATGTCGTCGACGGGATTCTCGGGTTCCCGCCCATCGACATCCTCTACAGCGGCAGCTGGCGCGGGGACATCACTCTGTCGGCTCCGGTACCGTCGGTTCCGGAACCTGGAGCGCTCGCACTGGTGGCTCTTGCCGCCGGAGCGGGAGGGCTCTCGGTGCGACGCCGTCGCGTCTAG
- a CDS encoding 5-methyltetrahydropteroyltriglutamate--homocysteine methyltransferase — protein sequence METPVSTALKPDVSFDGGDLDCGSGLLLMIRSHIDPLPRGGLLEILSTEISVKEDLPAWCRLTGNERVSAGRAPGGAMAFVVCKGALAERSVSSPPAHIPMTAIPRQTSTFRDHLPEPAPAPAIAALSVMGVGSWPRPRWMVQAVHERLEGRLGEADFDATADDAVRLCVDAQRRAGVDVFTDGEQRRDSYASFVASRLDNCQLIPLTDLLPLVDDPEEFQEELRALDVPAGEVRHPAVFGRLGRSRPVALHEATFLRSLVDKPVKVALPGPYLLTRTMWMECISDRAYGSREDISADIVRVLREELADLLAAGVSLVQFDEPVLSEVVFTGAKNRRSFMCGALSEKGDAATELAFARDLVNAVTEGFPLERVALHMCRGNWTPDESTCLAGDYTPLVATLADMRVGTYFLELCTPRAGEIEVLKALPADRRIGVGVVNQKHTRVETVDEILAKAQGAIRIFGADRVLLNPDCGFATFADNPVSSASVAEAKLHAIAEAALRLKESSAV from the coding sequence ATGGAAACACCTGTCTCCACGGCCTTGAAGCCCGACGTGAGCTTCGACGGCGGCGATCTCGATTGCGGAAGCGGTCTGCTGCTCATGATCCGCAGCCACATCGATCCGCTGCCGCGCGGAGGTCTGCTGGAGATCCTCTCCACCGAGATCTCGGTGAAGGAGGATCTCCCCGCGTGGTGCAGGCTCACGGGAAACGAACGCGTCTCCGCCGGGCGTGCGCCCGGCGGCGCCATGGCCTTCGTCGTGTGCAAGGGCGCTCTCGCGGAGCGTTCCGTCTCCTCCCCGCCTGCCCACATTCCCATGACCGCAATCCCGCGGCAGACGAGCACGTTTCGGGACCACCTCCCCGAGCCGGCGCCGGCCCCGGCCATCGCCGCGCTCTCCGTCATGGGCGTGGGCAGCTGGCCGAGACCGCGATGGATGGTGCAGGCGGTGCACGAGCGTCTCGAAGGCCGCCTCGGGGAAGCAGACTTCGACGCGACTGCCGACGATGCCGTGAGACTGTGCGTCGACGCGCAGCGGCGTGCGGGCGTCGACGTGTTCACCGATGGCGAGCAGCGCCGGGACAGCTACGCGAGCTTCGTCGCAAGCCGGCTGGACAATTGCCAGCTCATCCCGCTCACCGATCTGCTTCCGCTGGTGGACGATCCGGAGGAGTTCCAGGAAGAACTGAGGGCGCTGGACGTCCCGGCCGGAGAAGTCCGGCATCCCGCCGTGTTCGGCCGCCTGGGACGCAGCAGGCCCGTGGCGCTGCACGAGGCGACGTTCCTCCGCAGTCTCGTCGACAAACCCGTCAAGGTGGCGCTGCCGGGACCCTATCTCCTCACCCGCACCATGTGGATGGAGTGCATCTCCGATCGCGCCTACGGCTCCCGCGAGGACATCTCCGCGGACATCGTGCGGGTGCTGCGGGAAGAACTTGCCGATCTGCTGGCAGCAGGCGTTTCTCTGGTGCAGTTCGACGAGCCCGTGCTCTCGGAAGTGGTCTTCACCGGCGCCAAGAACCGGCGGAGCTTCATGTGCGGAGCGCTGTCGGAGAAGGGCGATGCCGCGACGGAGCTCGCCTTCGCACGCGATCTCGTCAACGCAGTGACCGAGGGGTTTCCGCTGGAGCGCGTCGCGCTGCACATGTGCCGCGGCAACTGGACACCCGACGAATCGACCTGCCTGGCCGGCGATTACACGCCGCTCGTGGCCACGCTCGCCGACATGCGAGTCGGCACGTATTTCCTCGAACTGTGCACGCCCCGCGCCGGCGAGATCGAGGTGCTGAAGGCACTGCCCGCGGATCGGAGGATCGGCGTCGGCGTGGTGAATCAGAAGCACACGCGGGTGGAAACCGTCGACGAGATCCTGGCCAAGGCCCAGGGCGCGATCCGGATCTTCGGCGCCGACCGCGTGCTGCTCAATCCGGACTGCGGTTTCGCCACCTTCGCGGACAATCCGGTCAGCTCGGCCTCCGTCGCGGAAGCCAAGCTTCATGCCATTGCCGAAGCGGCGCTGCGTCTTAAGGAAAGCAGCGCGGTCTGA
- a CDS encoding sulfurtransferase TusA family protein, with protein MSPPPVPPHDEDWDAGELGCGELVMNLRFLLKAMRPGQVIRVRATDTGAVEDLPAWCRMTKDTLLHHDPQQSFYYIARGSY; from the coding sequence ATGTCCCCCCCACCCGTCCCGCCTCACGACGAAGACTGGGATGCCGGCGAGCTCGGTTGCGGCGAGCTCGTGATGAACCTGCGTTTCCTGCTGAAGGCCATGAGACCCGGGCAGGTCATCCGCGTCCGGGCCACCGATACCGGCGCGGTCGAAGATCTGCCGGCCTGGTGCCGGATGACGAAGGACACCCTGCTGCATCATGACCCGCAGCAGAGCTTCTACTACATCGCTCGAGGCAGCTACTGA